The Coffea eugenioides isolate CCC68of chromosome 8, Ceug_1.0, whole genome shotgun sequence genome has a segment encoding these proteins:
- the LOC113779446 gene encoding putative disease resistance protein At1g50180: protein MAETVLSFVLDQLSTFLREEGRLLGGLRQEVQFIRDELGHMRAFLREAETKEEDAQPRLQEWIKQVREAAYDTEDILDEFVARFARHRTTGFYGSVRRIFSSIKNLRARHRVASEIQSIKSRINSISEGHQRYQSEYGISAQASNSLSAVNNATWRYSRDDALLVEEAKLVGIDQPKKHLISQLLQGDDYQLKVVSVVGMGGLGKTTLVKKVHEDLEVRRHFPIRAWVTVSQTCDFQYLLKDLIQQLHKEGKKPVPQSIESSNTTELKEIIKDFLQQAGRYAIVFDDVWDVEFWNIIKFALPESSRGNRVMLTTRRADVASASWH, encoded by the coding sequence ATGGCAGAAACGGTTCTCTCCTTTGTGCTGGATCAACTCTCAACTTTTCTGCGCGAGGAGGGACGACTATTGGGAGGGCTACGGCAAGAGGTCCAATTCATCAGGGATGAGTTGGGGCACATGAGGGCTTTCCTGAGAGAGGcagaaacaaaagaagaagatgCTCAACCCAGGCTCCAAGAATGGATCAAGCAAGTGCGAGAAGCTGCTTATGACACTGAAGACATTCTTGATGAATTTGTAGCTCGCTTTGCTCGGCACCGCACAACAGGATTCTACGGCTCTGTTAGGAGAATTTTCAGCTCCATCAAGAATTTGAGAGCTCGTCATCGGGTTGCTAGCGAAATACAAAGCATCAAGTCCAGAATCAACAGTATTTCTGAAGGTCATCAAAGATACCAATCCGAATACGGTATCTCTGCCCAAGCGTCCAACTCACTATCTGCTGTGAACAACGCAACCTGGCGCTATAGCAGAGATGACGCACTGCTTGTGGAAGAAGCTAAATTAGTTGGCATTGACCAGCCCAAGAAGCATCTAATTTCTCAGCTCCTCCAAGGGGATGATTACCAACTAAAAGTTGTTTCAGTGGTTGGTATGGGAGGACTTGGCAAAACTACCCTAGTGAAAAAAGTCCACGAGGATCTTGAAGTCAGAAGGCATTTCCCAATTCGTGCTTGGGTAACTGTCTCTCAGACATGTGACTTTCAGTACCTCCTGAAAGACTTGATTCAACAGTTACACAAGGAAGGGAAGAAACCAGTCCCACAATCGATCGAGTCTTCGAATACCACCGAGCTGAAAGAAattatcaaagattttcttcaacaagctGGAAGGTATGCAATTGTTTTTGATGATGTATGGGACGTGGAATTTTGGAATATCATCAAATTTGCACTGCCCGAGAGTAGCCGTGGCAACCGTGTCATGCTAACAACTCGAAGAGCTGATGTAGCCTCTGCCTCTTGGCATTGA
- the LOC113779447 gene encoding disease resistance protein RPM1-like, with the protein MLPKVYWINVRLALAILAISGLLASKDVNRIDEWEMVRRSLGGEFEGAGKLDRVKRILSLSYNDLPWHLKTCLLYTSIYPEDYKIECYRLINLWIAERFVEWREGMSIEDVAWDYLSELINRSLIQVTRVFYEGMPEICRIHDLLQEVILVKSREQNMVTVTAGHPTMWPSEKVRRLVVHSSSSNNTQHHQVRPNYCFDHLRSFITVGSTNPLLSRMLLSEVARGSKLIKVLDFRGQKTQEEVPNEIFNLFHLKHLDLYDTRVERVPKGIGKLQHLEYLNLGKTGVRELPMEILKLQKLRVLRVYQQVDSSDDDYGYHGFKAPSNMGGLLALEVLNCIDASGGSTIVKEIGKLTQLRELYITKLRREDGKELCSSLANLTSLHRLCIESIGKGDDHEIIDLNHHPPSLSSSFSLRMLLLCGRLEKMPRWVAHLHSLVRIDLDWSKLRGEEDPLESLQHLPNLGEINFCGSYQGEGLCFKAGGFLNLKRMYLKSMEGLRWLRVEEGALPRLQNLILERLPLLEELPLGIQHLSHLQQLYLSQMSSEMIEKVENQKEGSEDYTKIAHIPEILIGYYTDDGEWRERQLWEEKKKT; encoded by the coding sequence ATGTTGCCAAAGGTATATTGGATAAATGTGAGGCTTGCCCTTGCAATCCTTGCAATCAGTGGGCTTTTGGCTTCGAAAGATGTAAACAGAATAGATGAATGGGAGATGGTTCGACGCAGTCTTGGGGGTGAATTTGAAGGCGCTGGTAAGTTAGACAGAGTTAAAAGGATACTTTCTCTTAGTTATAATGATTTGCCTTGGCATCTAAAGACATGTCTATTGTACACAAGTATCTACCCAGAGGATTACAAAATAGAATGCTATAGACTAATTAATTTGTGGATTGCTGAAAGGTTTGTAGAATGGAGAGAAGGAATGAGTATCGAAGATGTAGCCTGGGATTATCTCAGTGAACTCATCAATAGAAGCCTAATTCAAGTGACTCGTGTGTTTTACGAAGGAATGCCCGAAATTTGTCGAATCCATGACCTATTACAAGAAGTTATTCTTGTCAAGTCAAGGGAACAAAACATGGTCACAGTTACTGCTGGACATCCAACGATGTGGCCGTCCGAGAAGGTACGCCGTCTAGTAGTACATAGTAGTAGCAGTAACAATACCCAGCACCACCAAGTAAGACCAAATTATTGCTTTGACCACCTTCGGTCGTTTATTACTGTTGGATCCACGAACCCACTACTGTCCAGAATGCTGTTATCTGAAGTTGCACGTGGTAGTAAGCTGATAAAGGTCTTGGATTTTAGAGGTCAAAAGACACAGGAGGAAGTTCCAAATGAGATTTTCAACTTGTTTCATCTCAAGCATCTGGACCTATATGATACGAGAGTGGAGAGAGTCCCAAAAGGCATTGGGAAGCTTCAACATTTGGAGTATCTGAATTTGGGAAAAACTGGAGTTAGGGAATTACCCATGGAAATCCTAAAGCTGCAAAAACTTCGGGTTCTCAGAGTGTATCAACAAGTTGATTCTTCCGATGATGATTATGGATATCATGGATTTAAAGCTCCCTCGAATATGGGAGGGCTTCTTGCCCTAGAAGTATTAAACTGCATAGATGCTAGTGGTGGATCCACAATAGTCAAGGAGATAGGAAAGTTGACCCAATTAAGAGAGCTATATATTACAAAGTTAAGAAGAGAAGATGGAAAGGAGCTCTGCTCCTCCCTTGCCAATCTCACCAGTCTTCATAGACTATGCATTGAATCAATTGGAAAAGGTGATGATCATGAGATAATTGATCTAAATCATCATcctccttctctttcttcttctttttctcttcgtATGCTGCTTTTGTGTGGCCGCTTGGAAAAGATGCCACGATGGGTAGCTCATCTTCACAGCTTGGTAAGAATAGATTTGGATTGGAGCAAGTTAAGGGGTGAGGAGGATCCGCTTGAATCCCTCCAACATTTGCCCAATTTGGGTGAAATTAACTTCTGTGGATCTTACCAGGGAGAAGGGTTGTGCTTCAAGGCTGGAGGATTCCTAAATCTGAAGCGGATGTACTTAAAGAGTATGGAAGGGTTGAGATGGTTGAGAGTGGAGGAGGGTGCACTGCCTCGTCTCCAAAATCTTATTCTAGAACGACTTCCATTACTGGAGGAATTACCATTGGGTATTCAGCACTTGAGCCATCTTCAACAGCTGTATTTGTCTCAGATGAGTTCTGAAATGATAGAAAAGGTAGAGAATCAGAAGGAAGGAAGTGAAGATTACACAAAAATCGCACACATTCCTGAAATTCTCATTGGTTACTATACAGATGATGGGGAATGGAGAGAGCGCCAGCTAtgggaggagaagaagaaaacataA